The following proteins come from a genomic window of Gammaproteobacteria bacterium:
- a CDS encoding efflux transporter outer membrane subunit, whose product MAASAALILALAGCAAAPSARQTPDPGVAVPAAWSDATPAADAASVALAHWWERFDDPVLTDLVTRSLAAGTDVRAAQARLRQARAQRDVTAAGLGPSVTASASAQRSKTGGDSAVSQYRAGFDASWEPDIFGATRSGVVAADADVEASAGSLADTRVSVAAEVAVAYLQLRGLQARLAIARANLASQEQTLELTRWRAQAGLVTSLEVEQARAAVEQTRAQLPVLETSIAQTLNSLAVLAGQAPGTAPAALSAAAPLPVAPEDLALVIPAETLRQRPDVRAAEAQVVAAAARVDQATADRLPAFSLGGSLGLSALTVAGLSEGEAVVRSLLASVSLPVFDNGGRRAQVRLRQAALDEAQENYRAVVLAALQDVEDSLVALRKAREQLAAQRRAAEAARNAALLADNRYASGLIDFQTVLETQRTLLSAQDGVAGTEAELGADYVRLYKALGGGWTPAAADEDSERMPPAAAQGST is encoded by the coding sequence ATGGCAGCGTCCGCGGCGCTGATCCTCGCGCTGGCCGGATGCGCCGCCGCACCGTCCGCGCGCCAGACGCCGGACCCCGGCGTCGCCGTGCCCGCCGCCTGGAGCGACGCGACGCCGGCCGCCGATGCCGCCTCCGTCGCGCTCGCGCACTGGTGGGAGCGCTTCGACGATCCCGTCCTGACTGACCTCGTCACGCGGTCGCTGGCCGCGGGCACCGACGTGCGCGCCGCGCAGGCGCGCCTGCGCCAGGCCCGCGCCCAGCGCGACGTGACCGCGGCGGGGCTGGGTCCGTCCGTCACCGCGTCCGCCTCGGCCCAGCGCAGCAAGACGGGCGGCGACAGCGCGGTGAGCCAGTATCGCGCCGGGTTCGACGCCAGCTGGGAGCCCGACATCTTCGGCGCCACGCGTTCCGGCGTGGTCGCGGCTGATGCCGACGTCGAGGCCAGCGCCGGCAGCCTGGCCGATACGCGCGTGTCGGTGGCCGCCGAAGTAGCGGTGGCCTACCTGCAGTTGCGCGGGTTGCAGGCGCGCCTCGCCATCGCGCGCGCGAACCTCGCCAGCCAGGAGCAGACCCTGGAGCTGACGCGGTGGCGCGCGCAGGCCGGGCTGGTGACTTCGCTGGAGGTGGAGCAGGCGCGCGCCGCCGTCGAACAGACGCGGGCGCAACTGCCGGTGCTGGAGACGAGTATCGCGCAGACCCTGAACAGCCTCGCGGTGCTCGCCGGGCAGGCGCCCGGCACGGCGCCTGCCGCGCTGTCCGCGGCGGCGCCGCTGCCCGTGGCGCCGGAGGATCTGGCGCTCGTCATCCCGGCCGAGACCCTGCGCCAGCGCCCCGATGTCCGCGCCGCCGAGGCGCAGGTCGTCGCGGCCGCCGCGCGCGTGGATCAGGCGACGGCCGATCGCCTGCCCGCGTTTTCGCTCGGCGGCTCGCTCGGTCTCAGCGCGCTCACCGTCGCGGGCCTGTCCGAGGGCGAGGCGGTGGTGCGCTCGCTGCTCGCCAGCGTGAGCCTGCCCGTGTTCGACAACGGCGGCCGGCGCGCCCAGGTGCGCCTGCGCCAGGCGGCGCTCGACGAGGCGCAGGAAAATTACCGCGCCGTCGTGCTGGCCGCGCTCCAGGATGTCGAGGACTCCCTGGTCGCGCTGCGCAAGGCGCGCGAGCAACTGGCGGCGCAGCGGCGCGCGGCGGAGGCGGCGCGCAACGCCGCGCTGCTGGCCGACAACCGCTACGCGAGCGGACTGATCGATTTCCAGACGGTGCTCGAGACGCAGCGCACGCTGCTCAGCGCGCAGGACGGCGTGGCCGGCACCGAGGCGGAACTGGGCGCCGATTACGTGCGCCTGTACAAGGCGCTGGGCGGCGGCTGGACGCCCGCGGCCGCCGACGAAGACAGCGAACGCATGCCGCCCGCGGCGGCGCAAGGGAGTACCTGA